In one Platichthys flesus chromosome 3, fPlaFle2.1, whole genome shotgun sequence genomic region, the following are encoded:
- the atxn2 gene encoding ataxin-2 isoform X5 has translation MSMKAGGNRSKPGGGSAAGAPAPGAGGSGGGRQNLGRGRHSGKGPAAVIFNGVYANMRMVHVLTSVVGTKCELKVKDGAVYEGVFKTYGPECDLVLDAAHCKSPEPSIGPRKEDIVESIIFKASDVVVVTFKDVDLSFAKKVSSDTDNFTDAAVSSRINGEHKEKDLEPWDGGETHNSDSLESLDTDVSNGWDPNDMFKYNEEKYGVMSTYDSSLSTYTVPLERDNSEEFLKREARASQLAEEIEASATYKARVALENDERSEEEKYTAVVRGEREPHTLGSRENKYIPPGQRNREAMSWGPGRQNSPRLAPGSAGPPTPRPGPHDYSPNSGADQRVVNGGSSHWPSPCPPPSSRPPSRYQSGPSSLPPRAATPTRPPSRPPSRPSRPPSHSSYPSYPSSSSSFSHHGPTSPASTLPKRMSSEGPPRMSPKSQRTPRAHRVPPCRTTGIPPGVDIISHNAPGEVPVTTPSRSSSSGGTWSSVVSGAHRPRSPRQNSMGGASPGSSSLPSPQTGTAPVETVVTPISASSPTAACPAPNMVASSTGDAKECRVQETRQTSPTANKENIKPLESTPSIPRPVCKGPPSMAPDHRKQIDNLKKFSVDFRLQSSSNPDPAFDQMMTKPPRDPADKPKDLPLDKSSSVAREDNEEGVVVIAAGAAAGAPAPSSANSNTSKPGSPAALSPSPSAPDLKRAGLDVASQGVQTTATFSGAKHEEKEEKKEAVQDQVRKSTLNPNANEFKPRFNTQPKPANTPTPPRPQGQPSPSIVVQQPPAVYSQTVCFPQMYPLTPVSPGVQSPAMYQVQMPHMTVSQSKPYRPGKVPNMPQQRSDQHHPQGAPTMMHPVTAAGPPIVAQNPAYSAQYFTCSPQQFTSQPLVQQMTHYQSQAQHVFSPVMQGGARMMGPPTHGQPSLVSSSTTQYPEQTHTMYVSQGPMPQQYPHPSATLHAHPQHPQPSATPTGQGQQGGPQQHGGPPNHPAASPVQHPQHQQAAAAAAAAQALHMANQSPQQQMYSALAPTPPSMTPGPNPQSPQGSFPSAQQTVYIHPQQVQHGYNHNHMAHVQQAHMQSGLVQSHHPAPNHPQMMLMATQGPPGGPQPQMTQNALNPIPVSSTTHFSYLAHPQVQAHHHQQQL, from the exons ATGTCAATGAAGGCCGGTGGAAATCGCAGCAAGCCCGGCGGTGGCAGCGCCGCTGGCGCTCCTGCCCCTGGTGCCGGAGGAAGCGGCGGGGGACGGCAGAATCTGGGCAG gGGAAGACACAGTGGTAAAGGTCCTGCAGCA gtcATTTTCAATGGTGTATATGCAAATATGAGGATGGTCCATGTCTTGACTTCAGTTGTG ggGACCAAGTGTGAGCTGAAAGTGAAAGATGGTGCAGTCTATGAAGGAGTCTTTAAGACATATGGTCCAGAG TGTGACCTGGTGTTGGATGCAGCCCACTGTAAGAGCCCTGAGCCGAGCATAGGCCCCAGGAAAGAGGATATTGTGGAGAGCATAATTTTCAAGGCCTCAGATGTGGTAGTGGTGACCTTCAAAGATGTTGACCTGAGTTTCGCCAAGAAAG TCTCCTCTGATACAG ACAACTTCACAGATGCCGCAGTGAGCAGTAGGATCAATGGCGAGCACAAAGAAAAAGATCTAGAGCCTTGGGATGGTGGAGAGACCCACAACTCCGACAGCCTAGAGTCTCTGGATACAGATGTG TCAAATGGGTGGGACCCCAATGACATGTTCAAGTACAATGAGGAGAAGTATGGAGTGATGTCAACATATGACAGCAGCCTCTCCACATATAC GGTCCCCCTGGAGCGGGACAACTCGGAGGAGTTCCTCAAGAGGGAAGCGCGTGCTTCCCAGCTGGCCGAGGAGATTGAGGCCAGTGCCACATACAAGGCCCGCGTGGCCCTGGAGAATGATGAGCGCTCCGAGGAGGAGAAATACACTGCAGTGGTTCGAGGGGAGAGGGAGCCTCACACGCTTGGCAGCAG ggAGAACAAGTACATTCCTCCAGGTCAGAGGAACAGGGAAGCAATGTCTTGGGGACCAGGACGTCAGAATTCACCTCGTCTGGCTCCAGGCTCAGCCGGGCCCCCGACCCCTCGACCCGGACCTCACGACTACAGTCCCAACTCTGGAGCCGACCAGAGGGTTGTTAACGGAG GTTCATCCCATTGGCCCTCACCCTGCCCGCCTCCTTCCTCCCGCCCCCCCTCTCGTTACCAGTCTGgcccctcctccctgcctcctcgGGCGGCCACGCCCACCAGGCCACCCTCCAGACCCCCCTCTCGACCCTCCAGGCCTCCCTCTCATTCATCCTACCCCTCCTatccttcctcctcatcctccttttccCACCATGGGCCCACCTCGCCAGCCTCCACTCTGCCCAAACGCATGTCTTCAGAAG GTCCACCCCGGATGTCTCCCAAATCCCAGCGGACACCTCGTGCTCACAGAGTGCCACCTTGCCGGACAACTGGCATCCCTCCGGGAGTGGACATAATTTCCCACAATGCCCCCGGAGAGGTCCCAGTGACTACACCAAGTaggagcagctcctctggaggGACATGGTCTTCAGTAGTTAGTGGAG CTCACAGACCTCGCTCCCCTCGTCAGAATAGCATGGGTGGAGCCTCCCccggctcctcctccctcccgtcACCTCAGACAGGAACAGCTCCTGTGGAAACTGTCGTCACACCAATATCAGCTTCCTCTCCTACTGCTGCTTGTCCCGCTCCCAACATGGTCGCCTCATCAACAGGAGATG CAAAAGAGTGTCGTGTTCAGGAGACGAGACAAACATCCCCCACGGCAAACAAGGAGAACATCAAGCCCTTGGAGAGCACGCCTAGTATCCCCAGACCAGTCTGCAAAG GACCCCCTTCAATGGCACCAGACCACAGAAAACAAATagataatttaaagaaatttaGTGTCGATTTTAGG TTGCAGTCTAGTTCAAATCCAGACCCCGCCTTTGACCAGATGATGACCAAGCCACCTAGAGATCCAGCAGACAAGCCTAAAGACCTTCCCCTGGACAAATCCTCCTCCGTGGCGCGGGAGGACAATGAAGAGGGTGTTGTAGTGATTGCTGCTGGAGCCGCTGCGGGTGCCCCTGCTCCTTCCTCCGCCAACTCAAACACCAGTAAGCCTGGCAGCCCTGCTGCTCTGTCCCCATCTCCCTCAGCCCCAGACCTGAAGAGGGCCGGGCTGGACGTGGCATCGCAGGGAGTTCAGACAACGGCCACATTCAGTGGAGCCAAGCacgaagagaaggaggagaaaaaggaggctGTACAAGA tCAAGTGAGAAAATCAACCCTGAACCCAAACGCCAACGAGTTCAAACCCAGGTTCAATACACAG CCCAAACCAGCCAACACCCCGACGCCCCCTCGTCCTCAGGGCCAACCCAGCCCCTCCATCGTCGTCCAGCAGCCCCCGGCTGTCTACAGCCAGACAGTCTGCTTCCCCCAAATGTATCCGCTCACCCCCGTCAGCCCGGGCGTGCAG TCTCCTGCTATGTACCAGGTGCAGATGCCTCATATGACCGTCAGCCAGTCTAAACCCTACAGACCAGGTAAAG TACCCAACATGCCCCAGCAGAGGTCAGACCAGCACCACCCGCAGGGCGCGCCCACCATGATGCACCCAGTGACGGCAGCAGGACCACCTATTGTAGCACAGAACCCCGCCTATTCTGCCCAGTACTTCACCTGCAGCCCGCAGCAGTTCACCAGTCAGCCACTGGTCCAGCAGATGACTCACTACCAATCACAG GCGCAGCATGTGTTTAGTCCAGTAATGCAGGGGGGTGCTAGGATGATGGGGCCACCCACACACGGCCAACCCAGCCTCGTCTCTTCTTCAACTACACAGTAcccagagcagacacacaccatgtATG TGTCTCAAGGGCCGATGCCTCAGCAGTACCCCCACCCCAGTGCCACTTTGCACGCTCACCCCCAGCACCCGCAGCCCTCTGCCACGCCTACAGGCCAAGGCCAGCAGGGTGGTCCCCAACAGCATGGGGGTCCTCCAAACCACCCAGCAGCCAGCCCAGTCCAGCACCCACAACACCagcaggctgctgcag ctgcagcagcagcccaggCCCTCCACATGGCCAACCagtctccacagcagcagatgtACTCAGCCTTGGCCCCTACGCCCCCCTCCATGACCCCAGGGCCCAACCCTCAGTCTCCCCAGGGATCGTTCCCCTCTGCCCAGCAGACGGTCTATATCCACCCGCAGCAGGTGCAGCACGgctacaaccacaaccacatgGCGCACGTGCAGCAG gcccATATGCAGTCTGGTTTAGTTCAGTCTCACCACCCGGCGCCTAATCACCCTCAAATGATGCTGATGGCTACCCAGGGGCCTCCAGGGGGGCCGCAGCCCCAAATGACTCAGAACGCCCTCAACCCCATCCCGGTCTCATCCACCACACATTTCTCCTACCTGGCACATCCACAAG TGCAggctcatcatcatcagcagcagctgtag
- the atxn2 gene encoding ataxin-2 isoform X4 — protein sequence MSMKAGGNRSKPGGGSAAGAPAPGAGGSGGGRQNLGRGRHSGKGPAAVIFNGVYANMRMVHVLTSVVGTKCELKVKDGAVYEGVFKTYGPECDLVLDAAHCKSPEPSIGPRKEDIVESIIFKASDVVVVTFKDVDLSFAKKDNFTDAAVSSRINGEHKEKDLEPWDGGETHNSDSLESLDTDVSNGWDPNDMFKYNEEKYGVMSTYDSSLSTYTVPLERDNSEEFLKREARASQLAEEIEASATYKARVALENDERSEEEKYTAVVRGEREPHTLGSRENKYIPPGQRNREAMSWGPGRQNSPRLAPGSAGPPTPRPGPHDYSPNSGADQRVVNGGSSHWPSPCPPPSSRPPSRYQSGPSSLPPRAATPTRPPSRPPSRPSRPPSHSSYPSYPSSSSSFSHHGPTSPASTLPKRMSSEGPPRMSPKSQRTPRAHRVPPCRTTGIPPGVDIISHNAPGEVPVTTPSRSSSSGGTWSSVVSGAHRPRSPRQNSMGGASPGSSSLPSPQTGTAPVETVVTPISASSPTAACPAPNMVASSTGDAKECRVQETRQTSPTANKENIKPLESTPSIPRPVCKGPPSMAPDHRKQIDNLKKFSVDFRLQSSSNPDPAFDQMMTKPPRDPADKPKDLPLDKSSSVAREDNEEGVVVIAAGAAAGAPAPSSANSNTSKPGSPAALSPSPSAPDLKRAGLDVASQGVQTTATFSGAKHEEKEEKKEAVQDQVRKSTLNPNANEFKPRFNTQPKPANTPTPPRPQGQPSPSIVVQQPPAVYSQTVCFPQMYPLTPVSPGVQKSIIWKSPAMYQVQMPHMTVSQSKPYRPGKVPNMPQQRSDQHHPQGAPTMMHPVTAAGPPIVAQNPAYSAQYFTCSPQQFTSQPLVQQMTHYQSQAQHVFSPVMQGGARMMGPPTHGQPSLVSSSTTQYPEQTHTMYVSQGPMPQQYPHPSATLHAHPQHPQPSATPTGQGQQGGPQQHGGPPNHPAASPVQHPQHQQAAAAAAAAQALHMANQSPQQQMYSALAPTPPSMTPGPNPQSPQGSFPSAQQTVYIHPQQVQHGYNHNHMAHVQQAHMQSGLVQSHHPAPNHPQMMLMATQGPPGGPQPQMTQNALNPIPVSSTTHFSYLAHPQVQAHHHQQQL from the exons ATGTCAATGAAGGCCGGTGGAAATCGCAGCAAGCCCGGCGGTGGCAGCGCCGCTGGCGCTCCTGCCCCTGGTGCCGGAGGAAGCGGCGGGGGACGGCAGAATCTGGGCAG gGGAAGACACAGTGGTAAAGGTCCTGCAGCA gtcATTTTCAATGGTGTATATGCAAATATGAGGATGGTCCATGTCTTGACTTCAGTTGTG ggGACCAAGTGTGAGCTGAAAGTGAAAGATGGTGCAGTCTATGAAGGAGTCTTTAAGACATATGGTCCAGAG TGTGACCTGGTGTTGGATGCAGCCCACTGTAAGAGCCCTGAGCCGAGCATAGGCCCCAGGAAAGAGGATATTGTGGAGAGCATAATTTTCAAGGCCTCAGATGTGGTAGTGGTGACCTTCAAAGATGTTGACCTGAGTTTCGCCAAGAAAG ACAACTTCACAGATGCCGCAGTGAGCAGTAGGATCAATGGCGAGCACAAAGAAAAAGATCTAGAGCCTTGGGATGGTGGAGAGACCCACAACTCCGACAGCCTAGAGTCTCTGGATACAGATGTG TCAAATGGGTGGGACCCCAATGACATGTTCAAGTACAATGAGGAGAAGTATGGAGTGATGTCAACATATGACAGCAGCCTCTCCACATATAC GGTCCCCCTGGAGCGGGACAACTCGGAGGAGTTCCTCAAGAGGGAAGCGCGTGCTTCCCAGCTGGCCGAGGAGATTGAGGCCAGTGCCACATACAAGGCCCGCGTGGCCCTGGAGAATGATGAGCGCTCCGAGGAGGAGAAATACACTGCAGTGGTTCGAGGGGAGAGGGAGCCTCACACGCTTGGCAGCAG ggAGAACAAGTACATTCCTCCAGGTCAGAGGAACAGGGAAGCAATGTCTTGGGGACCAGGACGTCAGAATTCACCTCGTCTGGCTCCAGGCTCAGCCGGGCCCCCGACCCCTCGACCCGGACCTCACGACTACAGTCCCAACTCTGGAGCCGACCAGAGGGTTGTTAACGGAG GTTCATCCCATTGGCCCTCACCCTGCCCGCCTCCTTCCTCCCGCCCCCCCTCTCGTTACCAGTCTGgcccctcctccctgcctcctcgGGCGGCCACGCCCACCAGGCCACCCTCCAGACCCCCCTCTCGACCCTCCAGGCCTCCCTCTCATTCATCCTACCCCTCCTatccttcctcctcatcctccttttccCACCATGGGCCCACCTCGCCAGCCTCCACTCTGCCCAAACGCATGTCTTCAGAAG GTCCACCCCGGATGTCTCCCAAATCCCAGCGGACACCTCGTGCTCACAGAGTGCCACCTTGCCGGACAACTGGCATCCCTCCGGGAGTGGACATAATTTCCCACAATGCCCCCGGAGAGGTCCCAGTGACTACACCAAGTaggagcagctcctctggaggGACATGGTCTTCAGTAGTTAGTGGAG CTCACAGACCTCGCTCCCCTCGTCAGAATAGCATGGGTGGAGCCTCCCccggctcctcctccctcccgtcACCTCAGACAGGAACAGCTCCTGTGGAAACTGTCGTCACACCAATATCAGCTTCCTCTCCTACTGCTGCTTGTCCCGCTCCCAACATGGTCGCCTCATCAACAGGAGATG CAAAAGAGTGTCGTGTTCAGGAGACGAGACAAACATCCCCCACGGCAAACAAGGAGAACATCAAGCCCTTGGAGAGCACGCCTAGTATCCCCAGACCAGTCTGCAAAG GACCCCCTTCAATGGCACCAGACCACAGAAAACAAATagataatttaaagaaatttaGTGTCGATTTTAGG TTGCAGTCTAGTTCAAATCCAGACCCCGCCTTTGACCAGATGATGACCAAGCCACCTAGAGATCCAGCAGACAAGCCTAAAGACCTTCCCCTGGACAAATCCTCCTCCGTGGCGCGGGAGGACAATGAAGAGGGTGTTGTAGTGATTGCTGCTGGAGCCGCTGCGGGTGCCCCTGCTCCTTCCTCCGCCAACTCAAACACCAGTAAGCCTGGCAGCCCTGCTGCTCTGTCCCCATCTCCCTCAGCCCCAGACCTGAAGAGGGCCGGGCTGGACGTGGCATCGCAGGGAGTTCAGACAACGGCCACATTCAGTGGAGCCAAGCacgaagagaaggaggagaaaaaggaggctGTACAAGA tCAAGTGAGAAAATCAACCCTGAACCCAAACGCCAACGAGTTCAAACCCAGGTTCAATACACAG CCCAAACCAGCCAACACCCCGACGCCCCCTCGTCCTCAGGGCCAACCCAGCCCCTCCATCGTCGTCCAGCAGCCCCCGGCTGTCTACAGCCAGACAGTCTGCTTCCCCCAAATGTATCCGCTCACCCCCGTCAGCCCGGGCGTGCAG AAAAGCATAATATGGAAG TCTCCTGCTATGTACCAGGTGCAGATGCCTCATATGACCGTCAGCCAGTCTAAACCCTACAGACCAGGTAAAG TACCCAACATGCCCCAGCAGAGGTCAGACCAGCACCACCCGCAGGGCGCGCCCACCATGATGCACCCAGTGACGGCAGCAGGACCACCTATTGTAGCACAGAACCCCGCCTATTCTGCCCAGTACTTCACCTGCAGCCCGCAGCAGTTCACCAGTCAGCCACTGGTCCAGCAGATGACTCACTACCAATCACAG GCGCAGCATGTGTTTAGTCCAGTAATGCAGGGGGGTGCTAGGATGATGGGGCCACCCACACACGGCCAACCCAGCCTCGTCTCTTCTTCAACTACACAGTAcccagagcagacacacaccatgtATG TGTCTCAAGGGCCGATGCCTCAGCAGTACCCCCACCCCAGTGCCACTTTGCACGCTCACCCCCAGCACCCGCAGCCCTCTGCCACGCCTACAGGCCAAGGCCAGCAGGGTGGTCCCCAACAGCATGGGGGTCCTCCAAACCACCCAGCAGCCAGCCCAGTCCAGCACCCACAACACCagcaggctgctgcag ctgcagcagcagcccaggCCCTCCACATGGCCAACCagtctccacagcagcagatgtACTCAGCCTTGGCCCCTACGCCCCCCTCCATGACCCCAGGGCCCAACCCTCAGTCTCCCCAGGGATCGTTCCCCTCTGCCCAGCAGACGGTCTATATCCACCCGCAGCAGGTGCAGCACGgctacaaccacaaccacatgGCGCACGTGCAGCAG gcccATATGCAGTCTGGTTTAGTTCAGTCTCACCACCCGGCGCCTAATCACCCTCAAATGATGCTGATGGCTACCCAGGGGCCTCCAGGGGGGCCGCAGCCCCAAATGACTCAGAACGCCCTCAACCCCATCCCGGTCTCATCCACCACACATTTCTCCTACCTGGCACATCCACAAG TGCAggctcatcatcatcagcagcagctgtag
- the atxn2 gene encoding ataxin-2 isoform X1, translating into MSMKAGGNRSKPGGGSAAGAPAPGAGGSGGGRQNLGRGRHSGKGPAAVIFNGVYANMRMVHVLTSVVGTKCELKVKDGAVYEGVFKTYGPECDLVLDAAHCKSPEPSIGPRKEDIVESIIFKASDVVVVTFKDVDLSFAKKVSSDTDNFTDAAVSSRINGEHKEKDLEPWDGGETHNSDSLESLDTDVSNGWDPNDMFKYNEEKYGVMSTYDSSLSTYTVPLERDNSEEFLKREARASQLAEEIEASATYKARVALENDERSEEEKYTAVVRGEREPHTLGSRENKYIPPGQRNREAMSWGPGRQNSPRLAPGSAGPPTPRPGPHDYSPNSGADQRVVNGGSSHWPSPCPPPSSRPPSRYQSGPSSLPPRAATPTRPPSRPPSRPSRPPSHSSYPSYPSSSSSFSHHGPTSPASTLPKRMSSEGPPRMSPKSQRTPRAHRVPPCRTTGIPPGVDIISHNAPGEVPVTTPSRSSSSGGTWSSVVSGAHRPRSPRQNSMGGASPGSSSLPSPQTGTAPVETVVTPISASSPTAACPAPNMVASSTGDAKECRVQETRQTSPTANKENIKPLESTPSIPRPVCKGPPSMAPDHRKQIDNLKKFSVDFRLQSSSNPDPAFDQMMTKPPRDPADKPKDLPLDKSSSVAREDNEEGVVVIAAGAAAGAPAPSSANSNTSKPGSPAALSPSPSAPDLKRAGLDVASQGVQTTATFSGAKHEEKEEKKEAVQDQVRKSTLNPNANEFKPRFNTQPKPANTPTPPRPQGQPSPSIVVQQPPAVYSQTVCFPQMYPLTPVSPGVQKSIIWKSPAMYQVQMPHMTVSQSKPYRPGKVPNMPQQRSDQHHPQGAPTMMHPVTAAGPPIVAQNPAYSAQYFTCSPQQFTSQPLVQQMTHYQSQAQHVFSPVMQGGARMMGPPTHGQPSLVSSSTTQYPEQTHTMYVSQGPMPQQYPHPSATLHAHPQHPQPSATPTGQGQQGGPQQHGGPPNHPAASPVQHPQHQQAAAAAAAAQALHMANQSPQQQMYSALAPTPPSMTPGPNPQSPQGSFPSAQQTVYIHPQQVQHGYNHNHMAHVQQAHMQSGLVQSHHPAPNHPQMMLMATQGPPGGPQPQMTQNALNPIPVSSTTHFSYLAHPQVQAHHHQQQL; encoded by the exons ATGTCAATGAAGGCCGGTGGAAATCGCAGCAAGCCCGGCGGTGGCAGCGCCGCTGGCGCTCCTGCCCCTGGTGCCGGAGGAAGCGGCGGGGGACGGCAGAATCTGGGCAG gGGAAGACACAGTGGTAAAGGTCCTGCAGCA gtcATTTTCAATGGTGTATATGCAAATATGAGGATGGTCCATGTCTTGACTTCAGTTGTG ggGACCAAGTGTGAGCTGAAAGTGAAAGATGGTGCAGTCTATGAAGGAGTCTTTAAGACATATGGTCCAGAG TGTGACCTGGTGTTGGATGCAGCCCACTGTAAGAGCCCTGAGCCGAGCATAGGCCCCAGGAAAGAGGATATTGTGGAGAGCATAATTTTCAAGGCCTCAGATGTGGTAGTGGTGACCTTCAAAGATGTTGACCTGAGTTTCGCCAAGAAAG TCTCCTCTGATACAG ACAACTTCACAGATGCCGCAGTGAGCAGTAGGATCAATGGCGAGCACAAAGAAAAAGATCTAGAGCCTTGGGATGGTGGAGAGACCCACAACTCCGACAGCCTAGAGTCTCTGGATACAGATGTG TCAAATGGGTGGGACCCCAATGACATGTTCAAGTACAATGAGGAGAAGTATGGAGTGATGTCAACATATGACAGCAGCCTCTCCACATATAC GGTCCCCCTGGAGCGGGACAACTCGGAGGAGTTCCTCAAGAGGGAAGCGCGTGCTTCCCAGCTGGCCGAGGAGATTGAGGCCAGTGCCACATACAAGGCCCGCGTGGCCCTGGAGAATGATGAGCGCTCCGAGGAGGAGAAATACACTGCAGTGGTTCGAGGGGAGAGGGAGCCTCACACGCTTGGCAGCAG ggAGAACAAGTACATTCCTCCAGGTCAGAGGAACAGGGAAGCAATGTCTTGGGGACCAGGACGTCAGAATTCACCTCGTCTGGCTCCAGGCTCAGCCGGGCCCCCGACCCCTCGACCCGGACCTCACGACTACAGTCCCAACTCTGGAGCCGACCAGAGGGTTGTTAACGGAG GTTCATCCCATTGGCCCTCACCCTGCCCGCCTCCTTCCTCCCGCCCCCCCTCTCGTTACCAGTCTGgcccctcctccctgcctcctcgGGCGGCCACGCCCACCAGGCCACCCTCCAGACCCCCCTCTCGACCCTCCAGGCCTCCCTCTCATTCATCCTACCCCTCCTatccttcctcctcatcctccttttccCACCATGGGCCCACCTCGCCAGCCTCCACTCTGCCCAAACGCATGTCTTCAGAAG GTCCACCCCGGATGTCTCCCAAATCCCAGCGGACACCTCGTGCTCACAGAGTGCCACCTTGCCGGACAACTGGCATCCCTCCGGGAGTGGACATAATTTCCCACAATGCCCCCGGAGAGGTCCCAGTGACTACACCAAGTaggagcagctcctctggaggGACATGGTCTTCAGTAGTTAGTGGAG CTCACAGACCTCGCTCCCCTCGTCAGAATAGCATGGGTGGAGCCTCCCccggctcctcctccctcccgtcACCTCAGACAGGAACAGCTCCTGTGGAAACTGTCGTCACACCAATATCAGCTTCCTCTCCTACTGCTGCTTGTCCCGCTCCCAACATGGTCGCCTCATCAACAGGAGATG CAAAAGAGTGTCGTGTTCAGGAGACGAGACAAACATCCCCCACGGCAAACAAGGAGAACATCAAGCCCTTGGAGAGCACGCCTAGTATCCCCAGACCAGTCTGCAAAG GACCCCCTTCAATGGCACCAGACCACAGAAAACAAATagataatttaaagaaatttaGTGTCGATTTTAGG TTGCAGTCTAGTTCAAATCCAGACCCCGCCTTTGACCAGATGATGACCAAGCCACCTAGAGATCCAGCAGACAAGCCTAAAGACCTTCCCCTGGACAAATCCTCCTCCGTGGCGCGGGAGGACAATGAAGAGGGTGTTGTAGTGATTGCTGCTGGAGCCGCTGCGGGTGCCCCTGCTCCTTCCTCCGCCAACTCAAACACCAGTAAGCCTGGCAGCCCTGCTGCTCTGTCCCCATCTCCCTCAGCCCCAGACCTGAAGAGGGCCGGGCTGGACGTGGCATCGCAGGGAGTTCAGACAACGGCCACATTCAGTGGAGCCAAGCacgaagagaaggaggagaaaaaggaggctGTACAAGA tCAAGTGAGAAAATCAACCCTGAACCCAAACGCCAACGAGTTCAAACCCAGGTTCAATACACAG CCCAAACCAGCCAACACCCCGACGCCCCCTCGTCCTCAGGGCCAACCCAGCCCCTCCATCGTCGTCCAGCAGCCCCCGGCTGTCTACAGCCAGACAGTCTGCTTCCCCCAAATGTATCCGCTCACCCCCGTCAGCCCGGGCGTGCAG AAAAGCATAATATGGAAG TCTCCTGCTATGTACCAGGTGCAGATGCCTCATATGACCGTCAGCCAGTCTAAACCCTACAGACCAGGTAAAG TACCCAACATGCCCCAGCAGAGGTCAGACCAGCACCACCCGCAGGGCGCGCCCACCATGATGCACCCAGTGACGGCAGCAGGACCACCTATTGTAGCACAGAACCCCGCCTATTCTGCCCAGTACTTCACCTGCAGCCCGCAGCAGTTCACCAGTCAGCCACTGGTCCAGCAGATGACTCACTACCAATCACAG GCGCAGCATGTGTTTAGTCCAGTAATGCAGGGGGGTGCTAGGATGATGGGGCCACCCACACACGGCCAACCCAGCCTCGTCTCTTCTTCAACTACACAGTAcccagagcagacacacaccatgtATG TGTCTCAAGGGCCGATGCCTCAGCAGTACCCCCACCCCAGTGCCACTTTGCACGCTCACCCCCAGCACCCGCAGCCCTCTGCCACGCCTACAGGCCAAGGCCAGCAGGGTGGTCCCCAACAGCATGGGGGTCCTCCAAACCACCCAGCAGCCAGCCCAGTCCAGCACCCACAACACCagcaggctgctgcag ctgcagcagcagcccaggCCCTCCACATGGCCAACCagtctccacagcagcagatgtACTCAGCCTTGGCCCCTACGCCCCCCTCCATGACCCCAGGGCCCAACCCTCAGTCTCCCCAGGGATCGTTCCCCTCTGCCCAGCAGACGGTCTATATCCACCCGCAGCAGGTGCAGCACGgctacaaccacaaccacatgGCGCACGTGCAGCAG gcccATATGCAGTCTGGTTTAGTTCAGTCTCACCACCCGGCGCCTAATCACCCTCAAATGATGCTGATGGCTACCCAGGGGCCTCCAGGGGGGCCGCAGCCCCAAATGACTCAGAACGCCCTCAACCCCATCCCGGTCTCATCCACCACACATTTCTCCTACCTGGCACATCCACAAG TGCAggctcatcatcatcagcagcagctgtag